CACCCGTGTAGAGGCCATTCAGACCGGGGTTTGCAAAGGTGATCTGCCGGTTCATGACGATCCCCTGCGTTACAGCGAGAACAACCTCTATACGCCACTTACGCGGCAGGATGCCCGGGGATTGGATGTGGAAGGTTATGGTTTCCAGGCGCGCATTGATCTGAAACCGGGTTTTCATGGCCAGCTGTGGGGGGAGAATGAGATACTGCTGGCCCGTTCCATCGTGTTCGAAAACTACCTTCGCACGGTTGCCGCTTACGCCGCCTTGCAGCGCCGGGGCCTGTTTTTGCACAGTGCCGGAATCGTCGTCGATAACCAGGCATGGTTGTTTCTTGGGCGCTCCGGCGCCGGCAAGACAACCCTTTCCCGGCTGGCCCTGAAGCAGGGTGCTGACATACTCAGCGATGATGCCAACATGCTGCTGCCGGATGCGGCGGGGCGTTATCATGCCGGCCCTGTTCCTTTCGCAGGTGAACTGGGTGATGTCAACAAGGATGCCCGGCAGGATTATCCCGTGGCAGGTCTGCTCTGGCTCGAACAGGATGACTGCCTGGAATGCGCGGACCTGCCACCCGCGCAGCAACTGGCGCGCACCATGGCCTGCTGTCCGGTGGTGAACGTGGATCCCTTCCGTGGTGAAAAACTGCTGGATGTGATCGAAAACCTTTTGAAACAGGTGCCCATGCGGGTGCTGCATTTCCGAAAAACCGACCCGTTTGAGGCGATACTCAAAGCAATTGGTGTGAAGACTGATGCATGAAGAAGACAACTTGAACCTGCACCCGGATATCCTGTTTCGCGCAGTGCCTCCGGAAGGCGTATTGGTGGATCAGCGGGTGCCTTCCGTGATGGTCGTCAATGCGACGGGCCTGCGCATGCTGGAGATGATTCGTGAGAAGGGTTCCCGAAAGGCGGTGATTCTTGCCCTGGCCGACGAGTATGAGGCGCTAGCAGAGACCATAAGTGCCGATGTGGATGCCTTTCTCGACGACCTGCGCAGCCGGGACATGCTCAGCTGATGTACCACTCGGTCATCAGGCGCCGCATCCGCGAACAGGGGCTGCTGCACGGCATCATGTTGGAACTGACCTATGCCTGCAACCTGGATTGCTTCTTTTGTTACAACGACAAACAAGCTCAGGGTAAACCGCTGGCCCTCGAACAATATCGGCAACTGCTGGATGATTTGGCGGCCATGAATGTCATGTTCGTCACCTTTACCGGCGGCGAACCCTTGCTCTATCCTCGCTTCTTTGAGCT
This sequence is a window from Thiolapillus brandeum. Protein-coding genes within it:
- a CDS encoding PqqD family protein → MHEEDNLNLHPDILFRAVPPEGVLVDQRVPSVMVVNATGLRMLEMIREKGSRKAVILALADEYEALAETISADVDAFLDDLRSRDMLS